CATGCCTTGCTCATCAATTggaattcttttcttttttttgacagcGCTGTGGTATACTTGCAATATCTAAGCAGCTCATCACTGCATGAATTTTAATTACATCAACACAAAGCTGCAATGATGTGTGCTGTCACTGAAAAACGCTAATAAACCTCAAGCACTTCATTTAAATCTACAAATTCACTTTTCGCCGCTTCTCCATTCCTAGTTTATTCAAGTAAGGTTATCACTGCATAGGCTGCAAAAAACAGACAAAGCACTAGTTATTTTCAATGCTGCTGTGTATCAGTCATCTAGGAGCCAATGTTCCTAGTTTACAGGCAGCACTGACACATTCTGTTACTGCAAATATGAAGGCAGTGCAATGTAAGCACAAGTAAGTGAATGTGGGTTTTAACGTCCAAAAGCAAAACGCTAGGTTTGAGTAATGCCATTTTAATCAAGCTAACTGGAATTTTCTAGTTCATCGTGGCTAGATACACTGCTTTGTAGTGTAACAGATCACAGGTTAGCAACAAGGTGACAAACAATGCGTCACCTTGTTGCTAACCTGTTCTTTATTATGCTACAAATCAGTGCACCTAGCCATGATGTTCAACCAACTAGCCACCATTGAAGCATTACTGAGGTTTGAAGTTAGTAGGCAGAATTTAATAATTGGTGAACAGCCCTTGTTTTGTTACCACATTGAAAAGTGGTAAGGCTGCATTTCAAGCAGGCTTGGATGATTTGTCAAGTGAAAATGCACCCAACGAGCATTCACGACTTTCTTTTGCTGGTAAATACAATGAAGCATAGGCTTGGCTTCTGTTGGCGAGTCCAAGAGGAACCACCACCCCCTTAAACACTGCTATAGGAGTGTGGGATGTGCTGCAACAACGACAGCGTCCCTACACATTCTTCAGTCCACTGCCATTTCCTCTTGGTCTGAATGCTCTTCTATCACTTCCACAATTGCCTGCTCTTTCTTCTTGAGCGTAGCTGCTGGAGATCTGATGAGGCAGAGGTCTCGTTGGACCTCCTTGATGTCCCTCTGTTTGTCCAGCTCCTTGCCCTTCATCAACCTGGAAGATATGCATAAAAAAACTTTGTAATGTCACTTCAAAAGTGGGTGCAAGGTATGTCTGCAGCATGCAAGAGAATGAAGGATATTTTTGCAGGTTGCGTGACTACTGTAGTTTGAATGCTATATCAATTCTACAAATGTGGCTTCAATTTGTAAAAGGTCATTGGATGATCAGATGCTTGCATCAGTGATGTCATAGCAGACAAATGAACAGCGAGTACTCCATCGTTGACAGCCTAGCAACAACTGAAAGGCTTGGAAATGGCCTTGTCATTTTCACTGTGTTGAATGAACAGACTAAGCTTCAGTTTGAGGGCTCTGTGCTCATAAGTTGTGAAGTTCCAACACAACTTAAGCCAAGCATGCCAAAGTATCCACCAGTGACATTGGCCATGAATGTTAAAAACCTCATTGCTATTTTACATTCTGGGgcgttatgtgccaaaaccatgatctgatagTAAGGCATGACGTAATGGGAGACTGGATGAATTCTGACCACCTCAGTTTTTTAATGTGCATctacatctaagtacacaggcATGTTTGCACTTCATCCCCATCcaaatgcagctgctgcagccaGAAGCAAACTTGCGACCTCATCCACAGACACTAAGCCAGCATACAGCTGGTTGCGATTTTAAGCTCCGGCTTATTGTTTTCAAGCTGGACACAGGGAATCTGGTGATGCTAGCTCGGCTTTTCAATGCAAACAAGTCACCTTTACATTCAACAGCTGTGCGTTGGTGGAGTTTAAAACATTGGAGTCAGCGAGTTTTGCCAAAAGCTACACATCTGATAGGTGCTGTCGGCTTTAAGTAAAGCAGCTGGAAGTTGTGTTACGTGTACGATTTTCTCCTCGGTTTTGTATGCTACCACATGTACAATAAACCCTAGTGTGTGCCAGACAGGGTTCTGTCTGGTCTGGAGTACATTGCGCCCTAGATGCGCGCAAATGTGCCGTCAGCCCCTTCCTGCGTTCGAGTTTTCTACGTACGAAGTTCAACTTCTCTGCAAAATCGCAAATGCGGCGTGCGCTGATCGTCAGACAAGTCACTGCGGCCTGCCTGCTTATATTTTCTTTTGATAGTGAACGATTTCAAACATTTCAAGATAACGGTTTCTAGTTTGTCTTACTTTTTGTTTCATCGAAGCAGACTGAATAAGTATGCGCCAAGAACAACTCTAGATGCTCGCAAATGCTAAAATCGAAGCCACCGTGATCGGTGCACGTGAAACCGCAATACTTGTGTACCGGATCCACAATCCGGCTCAAGTGACTCCAAACTGAGGTAGAGTGCGCTAGAATCACTGTTACGCAAGTGCGACGGCTCCCGGTGTTTTTGTGTTGGGTAACACGTGCAGTAGTCACTGACCTATTCATGACGTAGTGTCCCTGCCTTTTGGACTTGATTTCTTCGACCCGCTGGATAGCTTTAACTGCAAGAAAAGAAACCATCGAAGGTGTGAAAATCTTGGCAATTTCGGGATAACACCACGGTCATCTTACCGGTGTTCTGCCAGAGCTCCCTGTTGTATTTAATCGGAACGTTCCGCCTCTTCTCGAATTCAAAAGATGGGTCCACTGTCAGCTCTTTGCCAGCAGCCTTGCGGAAAGCTTTCGTCCATCTGGTCTTCCGTGGGTTGCGCTTCTTCTTGAAAAGCTTGTGGCATTTCGATCTGCAGAATCTGAAAATCTGCGGAAGCAAATAGTTCCTAGTGACGTGTGCTAGTCTAGCCATGAACACCGTACAAGACAACAAATTGTGAATTTACGTCAATAGATTCGTGGCCATACCTTGCAATCATTCCGTACAAATTGAATGCCGTGTCCCGGATATATAGGCGACGAGCAGAAATAACATTTTTCAATCCTCATTGTGCCAGTGTTCTACCGTTCTACCAGTTCTACCTTGCAGCACACGCGAAAAGAAACTCTAATATGCgcaccatgcgcatgcgcgatttGCACAGTGTTGGTGTTACCATTTCAAGCAACGTGCTGACTAGGCCAAAAGTAGTTGTGCACAGCATGCAAGTACTTACTTTACGACTGCAGCAGCAGTAATAAATTACTAATAATGTCTATTAAGTGTAATTTGTATAATATGTAGGTAATAAAAATTGAAAGCTGCTTGCTGCGTGTAAGGGCTACTAACAAGGACATTCAATAACGGCTTTTGTTTCGTGCTAACAAATCCAATCCGATCTAATTGGCGGCTGCGTGCGTGTGGAAGGGTTTCGGTGAATCCTTGTAACATTGGGACCGATGTGAATCTAAGTGCTTTTGCTTGGTTCCCAAGGACAAATTATTGTTTTTGTCATTTCGCGAGCATGTTCAAGAGGACATTAGTGCGAGTGCACAATATGACGCGTCAGCGGTGAGCATGCGTCGCTGTTATCACTTTGGTGATGGCTTCTGAAAGCCGCCGCCGCCGATAGTGGGGGTTTACCCCAACCTGTGTATGCGACGTGCTACTGAAGCTAAGGCAAAGGCCGTGCGCCGAGTCGCTGTTGTGAGTGCAGGTGCGTCGCGCAAGCGGCGATCCATGCGTGGAGGAGTGACAGCTCCGAGGACGCTGCTTCCGTCGTTGTTGTCTGCGTCACTCCTCGGTGCTGCATCCCTTACGTTGCGTGCCAGGAATGTCAGTTCTCTCCCGCTGCAGATAAGAGGCAGTCAATGAACGGTTCGACCACTTCGAGCTCTTGACCAGCGTAGTCGCAGCGGCGCACACGATGAGGTGAGTTGACTTGCCCTGCTGATAAAATTGCTACTTTCGGATCGTTGTGCACTGCGCGACCTGCGGCGCATGTTGCATGTTTTGACGGATTCGGGGCGGCTCCGGTGTTGCACATTAAAGCGGATCGCGCTTGGCATTGCAAAAATATTGCGCGCTGTGCCTGGCTGCGCGACGTGCTGAAGGTTGCATGGTCTTCACGCGCATGCGCCTTGTTCGAGGTGACAGTTCCAAGGATCGGGCGTTAGTAGAATTGCACAAGAGGTGCCGCGCAGGTGGTATTGAGTTTcatttttctctgttttttttttctttttgtcgcatGAGAGACGCCCCGCGAATTGAGCTTGTCGAACATTTCCACGCACCGCTGTCTCGGCGGATGGCTCAGAACGCGCAAATGACTGGTTGGAGAAAGAGAGATGGGCGTGCCGGAGCGAAGTTGCAACGGTCAGTAAACGCTGAGCGAAGATCTCCCCCCTTATCATTAGGGCGCTGTGTTGAGCTATTCTaatacttaaaaagaaaaaaaagaaagaaagggggaggggaaaGAGAGTGCCAGATATCCTAAGGTCCACTGCGAGTAATCTTGCTTCGCTATACATGTAGTCTTTGTAATCTATGCTCGCGAATTTTGAGCGACGACAACGCTTATGTGTCGTAGTGACCACAAGGGCGCACCCGCGTTTTTaaccagttcctttttttttttttgctaagcgCTCATGTTATTACTAACCCATTGGCTATTTTGACGCTCACTTGCAGGCAAGGTGCTCGCTGTTTCGAACAGACCTTAAGTTTTGCTAGCGTTTCTGTTACCTCCTATAGCTTGTGCAGCTCAGTGAGATCTGTGTTGTCTGCAAATCATGTCTTCATACATGTTATGAGCTTGCTTAACCTTATGAAAATGGGAGCGAGTGGCACCTTGATGAAACAGCTCATAGCTTATTTTTTTAAATCTGAAGCCTAGCCATGGGGCAGGTTGATCAAGACATCCAAGGTTGAGTATTTTCAATATTCTTTCAATGCTATAGAAAACATACATGCTATGAATCTCGAGCACTGCTAAATTCCTCTAGTAAGAAAAAATAGAAGAGGAGTTTGAGGGAAGCAAATAGCTCAGTATAAATACTTACAGACCCTTCGAATCTCAGCTGGAATGTTAAAATAGCAGTGCTAATATACATTTAAGGTTGAGTGATTTCATATTGTTATCAATGATTTGGAAATGCAGGATTTTTCAGAAACGCATTGACGCTGTTATTGTGGTGCTGAGCTAATTGAAGTGACCATTTGTTGTTGAGTAACACtaatttttttcactttctgTATCGGCATTGATATTCACGAGACAAGAACATTCAACTCTTCGAGCAAAGCATATAGTAACACATTTACACTttgcaggatgaaaaaaaaaatgtaatggttCTGAATTTCTGACTTAAGATATAACAGCACTTGTACCTAAATTAAGTTGTTAATTAAAGCTGAGATAAGGTTTATGCACACCCAGTGCTCATTAATGTGCTTGAAATTGTATTTACACTGATAAAGTAATGCCTTAGGGCAATGTGTGTACTTTGTCGTATGAACAGTGCTAGATTGGGCTGGGTTAGGCACACTcatttggtgcagaaaataaaGACTTTAGTGCCTCAGGTAAAAAGACCTAGTACATACAGGAGAAGTGCAGAATTTCAGTTAAACATGAAGGCATCGATCCCAGTGTCATATGAGAAGAGCATAACATATTAAATTTATGAACAAGGACGGTGGTCTACTGAATCTTTTAATCTTCACTGTTAGAAGTGTGTGAGCATGTACAGAGCATATTACCATGTTGGCGTACAAGACAGACTGCTTGGAATATCCAGAATATTGAATGGAACCATAGATTAGCACTTATGTTCAAGATGCTGAAAGATTCAATATTGAAGTCCTAAAATGTAGAGCGAGTATGAAGGACAAGGTGATAACAAATTGATGTCAGCATTCCTTGTAAACATCAAATGCCCTCTTTAAAACAATCTATTATGACGAAAAAGTGTGGTGTTGCCTTTCATCATAGTTCGTAAAGCTTGTTTGGCTCTAGTAAATAAGCAGCCAGTGTTACCTGACAGTTTGAACACATACTTTTGCCAAAAACACCTGAGCACTAGTACTAGTTCCGTGTCGAAACAGGCTTGAAAAATTCTTAGTGGGAAGACACAGCATATGCTTACTGTTGCTCCCTTATATATATTATTGGTTTACATAAAAGCCTTAtagcataatcatcatcatcagcccattttatgtTCTTTGCAGGACAAAAACCTCTCTTAGTGATCTCCAATTGCACCTCCATTACATCAGCTGACACCATGGTGTGACTGCAAATTTTTTAACTTCATCGCACAACCTAGTTCTCTGTCATCCTCTACTGCATATCCCTTCCCTTGACaccgattctgtaactctaatagaccaGCGGTTATCAATTATGcgcactacatggcctgcccaacttcATTTCTTCCTATTAATCTtgaccagaatatcagctatcaaCATTCGCTCCCTCATCCACGCTGCCGTCTTCGTGTTTCTTAACCGTTTCTTGAAAAACTTTTGAGCTCATTCTGGAGTTATGGGGACAAACTGTCATTTTTCTAAAgccacacacttttttttttttgagaggcGGGGGCTAAAGTGCATGGTTGAAAAACAAGTATGAAAGTTGTTGTAGACTTAGATGAGTCCGTAGAGCATCTGTGAAATCATAaagtgttctttttcttcttttcttttttttagtctcTTGTCACATTAACACAATGTGTGTTGTATTTGCAGCTGAGTGTGAGGTCATAGGTTCAATTCCATGCTGCAGTGGCTGTATTGCAATGTTTGTGAACTGCCAAAATACTTGTCTATTGCAATATTAATGCATGTTGAAAAACTGCATGTGGTCCGAATTATTCTGCAATCGTTTACTGTAGCAGAACCAGTATTACTTAAACTGTGGCCATGAGACTCAAGTGTGCTTTGAAGGTGCTCAGGAGcagacttgtacacgttacagaaaaaaacCAACACATTACAATTGCCTTATTTGAAATCGTAATTGATTACAGTTACCAATTTACTGCCCCACAAGAGTAATTGAGGAATTATTCATTAGTAATCAATTACTTCTATGTTTCTTTCCTCCTAACTTTTTTTAGAATTGCATGGATAGAGATATTAGCAGCGACACTAAAACTCGCTCGAGGAAAAAAATGAGATGGAAACAGAGGGAGGCTAGCCAATTCGCTCGATGTGTGAGCTAGGGAGTAGGGCAGTGCTGGAACATATACGGATCTTGCACACAAGATTTACTCAGCATCTGGATCCTCCATGATGTGTAGCGCTTTCTTGTTTCTGGGACTTGGAGAAGGCGCTCCTTGTTGGGCTAATGAAAGGCTGAAAAAATAATATGAAAGTGATTTACTAGCATTAACATCCTTAGTGGCATTCACTATCGAGACATGCCAGCACCGGTTCAATGAGGAAACAAATACTGAACCCCCTGGTTTGCCTGCCTGAACATGCACATTCGCGAGACTGCTGCATGGCAGGGTCTCGGGCGTTCTACTGTAGTTCTTGCCAAATTCAGCTTCTCAAAGCTGCATTGTCTGTTACAGCTTACTCTCGTCAATAATGTTactggttacatgtaattagTTACTGAAAAAAGTAACTGAATTACAGAGAGCGTTACTGAGCAAACAAAGCAATAATTAAATTACTAAATTGCCAAGATGTGTAATTGAGtacaagtaattaattacatgtaACTCATCACGTACAAGTCTGCTTGGGAGGCTTTAAGGGAGAACTATGTGGATGCACCATTGATGAGtaccttttttattgaaatagTGAGACATATATTTGATGAAGCACTCACAGCAACATATCTTTGCTTAGACCTATGTCTTGTGCACTGGCTCAGGTGTttgtgaaagcaaaaaaaaaaagaaagaaagaaaaaaagacacatgTTAAAAAACTTCCCCAATTTCACT
This Dermacentor albipictus isolate Rhodes 1998 colony chromosome 1, USDA_Dalb.pri_finalv2, whole genome shotgun sequence DNA region includes the following protein-coding sequences:
- the LOC139057530 gene encoding probable ribosome biogenesis protein RLP24, translated to MRIEKCYFCSSPIYPGHGIQFVRNDCKIFRFCRSKCHKLFKKKRNPRKTRWTKAFRKAAGKELTVDPSFEFEKRRNVPIKYNRELWQNTVKAIQRVEEIKSKRQGHYVMNRLMKGKELDKQRDIKEVQRDLCLIRSPAATLKKKEQAIVEVIEEHSDQEEMAVD